The Naumovozyma dairenensis CBS 421 chromosome 11, complete genome genome includes a window with the following:
- the MET14 gene encoding adenylyl-sulfate kinase (similar to Saccharomyces cerevisiae MET14 (YKL001C); ancestral locus Anc_2.510) produces the protein MATNITWHPNLSYDERKTLRKQEGCTVWFTGLSASGKSTIACALEQLLLQKGVSAYRLDGDNIRFGLNKDLGFSEKDRNENIRRISEVSKLFADSCTISLTSFISPYRADRDKARELHKESGLRFIEVFVDVPLDVAEKRDPKGLYKKAREGVIKEFTGISAPYEAPESPELHLRTDKNTVEECATVIYEYLVRENLINEKA, from the coding sequence ATGGCTACAAATATTACATGGCATCCAAATTTAAGTTACGATGAACGTAAAACTTTGAGGAAACAAGAAGGTTGTACAGTTTGGTTCACCGGGTTAAGTGCCTCTGGTAAAAGTACCATTGCATGTGCATTAgaacaattattattacaaaaggGCGTTTCAGCTTATAGATTAGATGGTGATAACATTAGATTTGGGTTAAATAAAGATCTTGGATTTTCTGAAAAGGATAGAAACGAAAATATTCGTAGAATTAGTGAagtttctaaattatttgCTGACTCATGTAcaatttctttaacttCTTTTATTTCCCCATATAGAGCTGATAGAGATAAAGCCCGTGAATTACATAAAGAATCTGGATTAAGATTCATTGAAGTCTTTGTGGATGTTCCATTGGATGTTGCTGAAAAGAGAGATCCAAAGGGTCTATATAAAAAGGCAAGAGAAGGTGTTATTAAGGAATTCACTGGTATTTCTGCACCATATGAAGCTCCAGAATCTCCAGAATTACATTTAAGAACTGATAAAAATACTGTTGAAGAATGTGCTACCGTCATTTATGAATATTTAGTTAGAGAAAACTTGATTAATGAAAAGGCCTAA
- the DID4 gene encoding ESCRT-III subunit protein DID4 (similar to Saccharomyces cerevisiae DID4 (YKL002W); ancestral locus Anc_2.509): protein MGLFEAIFGKSVTPQERLKKNQRALDRAQRELEREKRKLATQEKKLILEIKKSAKNGQIKAAKIQAKDLVRTRNYMEKFDNMKTQLQAISLRIQAVRSSDQMTRSMREATGLLAGMNRSMNLPQLQTISMEFEKQTDLMDQRQEFMDEAIDNAMGDELDEDEEADEIVNKVLDEIGVDLNTKLQNTPQGVLSSMNANDEFTENSDTMNKEPVIEGMGGGQQHPDDDLQARLNNLKKQ from the coding sequence ATGGGTCTATTCGAAGCAATATTCGGGAAATCCGTTACCCCTCAAGAAAGACTTAAAAAGAATCAAAGAGCTCTCGATAGAGCTCAACGAGAATTAGAAAGAGAGAAAAGGAAGCTTGCCACTcaagagaagaaattaattcttgaaattaagaaatcagCTAAAAATGGACAAATTAAAGCTGCTAAGATTCAAGCAAAGGATTTAGttagaacaagaaattatatGGAAAAATTCGATAATATGAAAACTCAACTACAAGCCATATCTTTGAGGATCCAAGCTGTGAGGTCAAGTGATCAAATGACGAGGTCAATGAGAGAAGCGACAGGATTATTGGCTGGGATGAATAGATCAATGAATTTACCACAATTACAAACAATTTCCAtggaatttgaaaaacaaacTGACTTGATGGATCAAAGACAAGAATTCATGGATGAAGCTATTGATAATGCCATGGGTGATGAActagatgaagatgaagaggCTGATGAAATTGTTAATAAAGTATTGGATGAAATCGGAGTAGATTTAAACACTAAATTACAGAATACACCACAAGGTGTATTATCGAGCATGAATgctaatgatgaattcaCAGAAAATAGTGATACGATGAATAAGGAACCTGTAATAGAAGGTATGGGAGGTGGACAACAACATCCGGATGATGACTTACAAGCTAGacttaataatttaaaaaaacaGTAG
- the NDAI0K02060 gene encoding PITH domain-containing protein (ancestral locus Anc_4.71) yields the protein MFHNCENEHFDHGHNHNHDHSPVIETNPHQSLYRYIDTNKIRCLNLIPSDTSDTQPIYKFFLKTQDEDEQNDITRYIQSDTDCQSIIHIPFISNCKVFSILLKTNGDSPSEELSSIKTIHLIKNYDKNIDFDTITNFISEKQRNRNIMHTIEHLQFQDDDPERANELIEYHLPLKIFQNNCHSLTIFIENNWSQDEDDLNRIYYLEIRGEFINNLSRINDSISLKTINYEKNANPLDHEKLESSNNFINLGQ from the coding sequence ATGTTTCATAATTGTGAAAACGAACATTTCGACCATGGACACAATCACAACCATGATCATTCCCCAGTAATTGAAACAAACCCACATCAATCTTTATATAGATACATAGACACAAACAAAATACGTTGTCTAAACCTAATACCAAGCGACACTTCAGACACACAACCAATATATAAATTCTTTCTAAAGACtcaagatgaagatgaacaaAACGATATAACAAGATATATTCAAAGTGACACAGATTGTCAATCAATAATCCATATCCCATTTATCTCCAATTGCAAGGTTTTCTCcatattattgaaaacaaaCGGGGATTCACCCTCTGAGGAATTAAGTTCCATTAAAACTATACATTTAATTAAGAATTACGACAAAAATATAGATTTCGATACAATTACAAACTTCATATCAGAGAAGCaaagaaatagaaatataATGCATACCATCGAACATCTTCAATTCCAAGATGATGACCCGGAAAGGGCAAACgaattgattgaatatcatttaccattgaaaatatttcaaaataattgtCATTCATTGACTATCTTTATAGAAAACAATTGGTCacaagatgaagatgatttgaatagaatttattatttggaaaTTAGAGGAgaatttataaataatttatcaaggATAAATGATTCTATCTCTTTGAAAACTATAAATTATGAGAAAAATGCAAATCCTTTAGAtcatgaaaaattagaatcatctaataatttcattaatttggGACAGTga
- the NDAI0K02070 gene encoding bZIP transcription factor (similar to Saccharomyces cerevisiae YAP3 (YHL009C); ancestral locus Anc_2.493) — protein MDYQSHLDTNSFPTEQQRQYQKLHHQQQMMMMIMNNSNNNYTTENLRQQQTNNSISNSEDCPFDNDISSLSANQIASYMTGFDSNIAGTTSNIDINTNTNTVTAADLNNIDASSDLLLNLSPPSIDNNDLDNIALPLTPNLSTTTRYHPNDYSNNSSNSASRIPSKSKSISTTIITDKDKKKEQNRAAQKAFRERKENELKILQSKLMESQNDRIALQNQINELKNFNNEMIQTNNKLLSSEDVFTTLMNQTAISPPSPPPHTTQEIDTKFSFPTNIQEQQGQEHENENKSTTSTTNAINDRLLTIPEIWEYLNDLIQNDCSLDIDPTLILHELKLNKNLGKCNGQGHSYQKSLIDSLISKHLQK, from the coding sequence ATGGACTACCAATCTCATTTGGATACAAATTCCTTCCCAACGGAGCAACAACGTCAATATCAGAAACTTCATCACCAGCaacagatgatgatgatgataatgaataatagCAATAACAACTATACAACAGAAAACCTTCGCCAGCAACAAACGAATAACAGCATCAGCAATTCCGAAGACTGCCCCTTTGATAATGACATTAGTTCTCTTTCAGCTAACCAAATAGCATCCTATATGACTGGCtttgattcaaatattgCTGGTACTACTAGTAATATTGATATCAACACCAATACCAATACAGTCACAGCTGCTGATCTCAACAATATCGACGCATCTTCTGACCTCCTTTTGAACTTGTCTCCGCCTTCAATAGACAATAACGATCTGGATAACATAGCCTTACCTTTAACTCcaaatttatcaacaacaacaagatatCATCCAAATGACTATTCTAACAATAGTTCTAATTCTGCATCTCGTATACCTTCCAAATCCAAATCTATATCTACAACTATTATTACAGACAAAGATAAGAAAAAGGAACAAAATAGAGCGGCTCAAAAGGCATTCAGAGAACGTaaggaaaatgaattaaaaatattacaatCAAAATTAATGGAAAGTCAAAATGATAGAATCGCTttacaaaatcaaattaatgaattgaaaaactttaataatgaaatgattcaaactaataataaactatTATCTTCTGAAGACGTTTTTACCACTCTTATGAATCAAACAGCCATTTCACCTCCTTCTCCCCCTCCTCATACTACACAAGAGATTGATACAAAGTTTTCATTCCCAACAAATattcaagaacaacaagGACAAGAacatgaaaatgaaaataaatcaactACTTCTACTACTAACGCAATAAACGATAGATTATTAACAATTCCAGAAATTTGGGAATATTTAAACGATTTGATTCAAAATGACTGTTCGTTAGATATTGATCCAACATTAATTCTacatgaattgaaattaaacaaaaatttggGTAAATGTAACGGTCAAGGTCATTCTTACCAAAAAAGtttaattgattcattGATAAGTAAACATTTgcaaaaataa